The Mixta hanseatica genome includes a region encoding these proteins:
- the csdA gene encoding cysteine desulfurase CsdA yields the protein MTLFNPAQFRQQFPALANAGVYLDSAATALKPQAVIEATEHYYSLSAGTVHRSQYAAARKLTERYESARAQVASLINAPRPQTIIWTRGTTEAINLVAQSAFRPTLKPGDEIIVSEAEHHANLVPWLMVAEQTGARIVKWPLGPNHLPDMALLPTLLNGKTRLLALGQMSNVTGGCPDLAQAIQLAHAAGALVMVDGAQGVVHCPPDVQALDIDFYAFSGHKLYGPMGIGALYGKPALLEAMPAWQGGGKMLSHVDFNGFTPQPVPWRFEAGTPNVAGVIGLSAALEWLETVDIDAAERWSCSLATLAEEQLQAIPGFRSFRSGESSLLSFDIAGIHHSDVVTLLAESGVAVRAGQHCAQPLMAALGVSGTLRASFAPYNSLQDVDALVRAIHNAITLLAE from the coding sequence ATGACCCTATTTAATCCCGCCCAGTTCCGTCAGCAGTTTCCGGCGCTGGCAAACGCGGGCGTTTATCTGGACAGCGCCGCCACGGCGTTAAAGCCGCAGGCGGTAATTGAGGCCACTGAGCACTATTACAGCCTGAGCGCCGGAACCGTTCATCGCAGCCAGTATGCCGCAGCGCGCAAGCTCACCGAGCGTTATGAAAGCGCGCGCGCGCAGGTGGCCAGCCTGATTAATGCGCCACGGCCGCAGACGATTATCTGGACGCGCGGCACTACCGAAGCGATCAACCTGGTGGCGCAGAGCGCATTTCGCCCTACCCTGAAGCCCGGCGATGAAATTATTGTCAGCGAAGCAGAACACCATGCCAATCTGGTGCCGTGGCTAATGGTGGCCGAGCAGACCGGCGCCCGGATAGTGAAATGGCCGCTGGGTCCGAATCATCTGCCGGATATGGCGCTGTTGCCCACGCTCCTGAACGGTAAAACGCGCCTGCTGGCGCTGGGGCAGATGTCCAACGTTACCGGCGGCTGCCCCGATTTGGCGCAGGCGATCCAGCTGGCGCATGCCGCCGGTGCACTGGTAATGGTCGATGGCGCGCAGGGCGTGGTGCATTGCCCGCCCGACGTTCAGGCGCTGGATATCGATTTTTATGCCTTTTCCGGTCACAAACTTTACGGGCCGATGGGCATCGGCGCGCTGTATGGCAAACCGGCGTTGCTGGAGGCGATGCCCGCCTGGCAGGGCGGCGGCAAAATGCTTAGCCATGTTGATTTTAATGGCTTTACCCCGCAGCCGGTGCCCTGGCGCTTTGAGGCGGGCACGCCAAACGTTGCAGGCGTAATCGGCCTGAGCGCGGCGCTGGAATGGCTGGAAACGGTTGATATCGACGCGGCGGAACGCTGGAGCTGCAGCCTGGCGACGCTGGCGGAAGAGCAGCTACAGGCGATTCCCGGTTTTCGCAGCTTCCGCAGCGGCGAATCCAGCCTGCTCTCTTTTGATATCGCCGGCATTCATCACAGCGATGTGGTAACGCTGCTGGCGGAAAGCGGCGTGGCGGTACGCGCCGGTCAGCACTGCGCTCAACCGCTAATGGCGGCGCTGGGCGTCAGCGGTACGCTGCGCGCCTCATTTGCGCCTTATAATAGCCTGCAGGATGTCGATGCGCTGGTGCGCGCCATCCATAACGCCATCACTTTACTGGCCGAGTAA
- the csdE gene encoding cysteine desulfurase sulfur acceptor subunit CsdE yields the protein MTLIAPHPFAELITVASLKEKFAACPGWEERYRQLIMLGKQLPPLPEALKSTDIELSGCENRVWLGHQRLHDGSLHFYGDSEGRIVRGLLAVLLTAVERQQPEILLQQDPLQLFDELGLREQLSASRSSGLDALAQAVRAAAANPDAPPSPIFS from the coding sequence ATGACGCTTATCGCCCCACATCCTTTTGCGGAACTGATTACCGTTGCATCATTAAAAGAAAAGTTTGCCGCCTGCCCCGGCTGGGAAGAACGCTATCGTCAGCTGATCATGCTGGGCAAACAGCTGCCACCGCTGCCGGAGGCGCTGAAAAGCACGGATATTGAGCTGAGCGGCTGTGAGAACCGCGTCTGGCTGGGACATCAGCGCTTACATGATGGATCGCTGCACTTTTATGGCGACAGCGAAGGCAGGATCGTTCGTGGGCTGCTGGCGGTACTGCTGACCGCCGTAGAGCGACAGCAGCCGGAAATATTGCTGCAGCAGGATCCGCTGCAGCTATTTGATGAACTGGGCCTGCGCGAACAGCTGAGCGCCTCACGCAGCAGCGGGCTGGATGCGCTGGCGCAAGCAGTACGCGCAGCGGCGGCTAACCCTGACGCGCCGCCTTCGCCAATATTTTCTTAA
- the tcdA gene encoding tRNA cyclic N6-threonylcarbamoyladenosine(37) synthase TcdA: MRVLSDAWRQRFGGTARLYGQDALQLFADAHVCVIGIGGVGSWAAEALARTGIGTITLIDMDDVCITNTNRQIHALQGNVGKAKTEVMAERILAINSECTVNCVDDFITPDNTAELMGAGYSYVIDAIDSVRPKAALIAWCRRNKIPLVTTGGAGGQIDPTQIQVSDLAKTIQDPLAAKLRERLKHDFGVVKNSKGKLGIDCVFSTEALVYPQPDGSVCASRSTAEGPKRMDCASGFGAATMVTATFGFVAVSHVLKKILAKAARQG; this comes from the coding sequence ATGAGAGTTCTCTCTGACGCCTGGCGGCAGCGCTTTGGCGGCACGGCGCGTCTCTATGGTCAGGACGCACTTCAGTTGTTCGCCGATGCGCATGTCTGTGTGATCGGTATCGGCGGCGTCGGCTCGTGGGCGGCGGAAGCGCTGGCGCGTACCGGCATCGGCACCATTACGCTGATCGATATGGATGACGTTTGCATTACTAACACCAACCGTCAAATTCATGCCCTGCAGGGCAATGTTGGCAAGGCGAAAACGGAAGTGATGGCCGAACGCATTCTGGCAATTAATTCGGAGTGTACGGTTAATTGCGTAGATGACTTTATTACGCCTGATAATACCGCCGAGCTAATGGGCGCAGGCTACAGCTATGTGATCGATGCGATCGATAGCGTGCGGCCAAAGGCGGCGCTGATTGCCTGGTGTCGACGCAATAAGATCCCGTTGGTGACTACCGGCGGCGCCGGCGGCCAAATCGATCCCACGCAGATCCAGGTTAGCGATCTGGCGAAGACCATTCAGGATCCGCTGGCGGCCAAGCTGCGCGAGCGGTTAAAGCACGATTTTGGCGTGGTGAAGAACAGCAAAGGCAAGCTGGGTATTGATTGTGTGTTCTCTACCGAAGCGTTGGTTTATCCGCAGCCGGACGGCAGCGTTTGCGCTTCACGCAGCACGGCGGAAGGGCCGAAGCGGATGGATTGCGCCTCCGGTTTCGGCGCCGCTACCATGGTCACGGCCACCTTCGGCTTTGTCGCCGTCTCACACGTGCTTAAGAAAATATTGGCGAAGGCGGCGCGTCAGGGTTAG
- the mltA gene encoding murein transglycosylase A, with product MNGRWTKYWVTGALLALLAGCSSKPTDRGQQYKDGKIEQPLTLVNQPNAKGRPVNGKDFGDQVSEIRFASSSLYARQNNTYSAIENWLLAGGDTRQLRLFGLDAYQMEGVDNYGNVQFTGYYTPVIHARYTRQGEFQYPLYRMPPRSKGRKLPSRAQIYSGALDERYVIGYSNSLMDNFIMDVQGSGYVDYGDGRPLMFFGYAGKNGWAYHSVGKELIDRGEVKREEMSMQAIRKWADEHSPEEVRALLETNNSFVFFKPEDFTPVRGASAVPLIAKASVAADRSLIPPGTVLLAEVPLLNNDGKFTGKYEMRLMVALDVGGAIKGQHFDIYQGIGPEAGHMAGFFNHYGRVWVLKSAPGTGTTLFSNAQNNQNGSMLVSASQ from the coding sequence ATGAACGGACGTTGGACAAAGTATTGGGTAACGGGCGCGCTGCTAGCGCTGCTGGCGGGATGTTCCTCTAAGCCGACCGATCGCGGTCAGCAATATAAAGATGGCAAAATTGAACAGCCTCTGACGCTGGTGAATCAGCCGAATGCCAAAGGGCGTCCGGTTAATGGTAAAGACTTTGGCGATCAGGTTAGCGAAATCCGCTTCGCCTCTTCTTCTTTATATGCACGTCAAAATAACACCTATAGCGCTATTGAAAACTGGCTGTTGGCGGGGGGCGATACGCGCCAGCTAAGGCTGTTTGGTCTGGATGCGTACCAGATGGAAGGCGTGGATAATTACGGCAACGTCCAGTTTACCGGTTATTACACGCCGGTTATCCATGCACGCTATACGCGCCAGGGCGAATTCCAGTATCCGCTATACCGCATGCCGCCGCGCAGTAAAGGCCGTAAATTGCCGAGTCGGGCGCAGATTTACAGCGGCGCGCTGGATGAGCGCTATGTGATTGGCTACAGCAATTCGCTGATGGATAACTTTATTATGGACGTGCAGGGCAGCGGCTACGTCGATTACGGCGATGGGCGCCCGCTGATGTTCTTTGGCTATGCCGGTAAGAACGGCTGGGCCTACCACAGCGTCGGCAAAGAGCTGATCGATCGCGGTGAGGTGAAACGCGAAGAGATGTCAATGCAGGCGATCCGCAAGTGGGCCGATGAGCACAGCCCGGAAGAGGTGCGCGCGCTGCTGGAAACCAATAACTCTTTCGTATTCTTTAAGCCGGAAGATTTTACGCCGGTGCGCGGCGCCAGCGCGGTGCCGCTGATCGCGAAGGCGTCGGTAGCGGCGGACCGTTCGCTGATCCCGCCGGGAACGGTATTGCTGGCTGAAGTGCCGCTGTTAAATAACGACGGCAAATTTACCGGCAAGTATGAGATGCGTTTGATGGTGGCGCTGGATGTCGGCGGCGCGATCAAAGGCCAGCACTTTGATATTTACCAGGGCATCGGGCCGGAAGCGGGGCATATGGCCGGCTTCTTTAACCACTATGGCCGCGTTTGGGTGCTGAAGAGCGCGCCGGGCACCGGCACCACGCTGTTCAGCAACGCGCAAAACAACCAGAATGGTTCAATGCTGGTCAGCGCCAGTCAGTAA
- the amiC gene encoding N-acetylmuramoyl-L-alanine amidase AmiC, translated as MSESHPVISRRRLLQGAGALWLLSVSRVGLAANSHIVAVRIWPSSSYSRLTIESSVALKYKQFALSHPERVVIDIENLHLNRVLKGVGQLVQKNDPYIKTARVGQFDKNTVRIVLELKQNVAPRLFTLTPVAGFKHRLVVDLYSAHDTQDDPLLALLKDYNQGDLERTQPAEAPLPGKAGRDRPIVIMIDPGHGGEDPGAHGLHKTREKDIVLKIGRRLKALIDKEPNMRAYMTRNEDVFIPLKVRVAKARKQRADLFVSIHADAFTSRAARGSSVFALSTKGATSAAARFLAQTQNESDLIGGVSKSGDRYLDHTMFDMLQSQTITDSLKFGKEVLTRIGKINHLHKRSVDQAGFAVLKAPDIPSILVETAFISNPAEERKLRTARYQQQVAEAILGGIKAYFSKGAALAHHK; from the coding sequence ATGTCCGAATCTCATCCCGTCATCAGCCGTCGTCGGCTGTTACAGGGCGCTGGAGCACTATGGTTACTGAGCGTTAGCCGGGTTGGGCTGGCGGCCAACAGCCATATTGTTGCGGTGCGCATCTGGCCTTCTTCCAGCTATTCCCGCCTGACCATTGAATCAAGCGTGGCCCTGAAATATAAACAGTTTGCCCTGAGTCATCCCGAGCGTGTGGTGATCGATATTGAAAATTTGCACCTGAATCGGGTGCTGAAAGGGGTAGGGCAGCTGGTACAAAAAAACGATCCCTATATCAAAACGGCGCGCGTGGGCCAGTTTGATAAAAACACCGTGCGCATCGTGCTGGAGCTAAAACAGAATGTCGCGCCGCGCCTGTTTACCCTGACGCCGGTTGCTGGTTTTAAACACCGTTTGGTGGTCGATCTCTATTCGGCGCACGACACGCAGGATGATCCGCTGCTGGCGTTGCTGAAAGATTATAACCAGGGGGATCTGGAGCGTACGCAGCCCGCCGAGGCGCCGCTGCCTGGCAAAGCAGGGCGCGACCGCCCGATTGTTATCATGATCGATCCGGGACACGGCGGCGAAGATCCCGGCGCGCACGGCCTGCATAAGACTCGTGAAAAAGATATCGTGCTGAAAATCGGCCGCCGTCTGAAAGCGCTGATTGATAAGGAGCCGAATATGCGCGCTTATATGACGCGCAATGAAGATGTCTTTATTCCGCTAAAGGTGCGCGTAGCGAAGGCGCGTAAGCAGCGAGCCGATCTGTTTGTTTCTATTCATGCCGATGCGTTTACCAGCCGGGCGGCGCGCGGTTCTTCAGTGTTTGCACTCTCTACCAAAGGCGCAACCTCGGCGGCGGCGCGCTTTCTCGCCCAAACGCAGAATGAATCGGATTTAATTGGTGGTGTGAGCAAAAGCGGCGATCGTTATCTCGACCATACCATGTTCGATATGCTGCAAAGCCAGACCATCACCGATAGCCTGAAGTTTGGCAAGGAAGTGCTGACGCGCATCGGCAAGATTAACCACCTGCATAAACGCAGCGTGGATCAGGCGGGGTTCGCGGTGCTCAAGGCGCCCGACATTCCCTCGATTCTGGTGGAAACGGCGTTTATCAGTAACCCAGCGGAGGAGCGCAAGCTGCGTACCGCGCGCTATCAACAGCAGGTGGCTGAAGCGATTCTGGGCGGCATCAAAGCCTATTTTTCAAAAGGGGCGGCGCTGGCGCACCATAAATAA
- the argA gene encoding amino-acid N-acetyltransferase produces the protein MKERSTALVQGFRHSVPYINAHRGKTFVIMLSGEAIEHDNFSSIVNDIGLLHSLGIRLVVVYGARPQIDASLAEHQLEPIYHKHTRVTDAQSLELVKQAAGRLQLDITARLSMSLSNTPLQGAHINVVSGNFIISQPLGVDDGIDYCHSGRIRRIDEEAIHRQLDSDAIVLIGPVAVSVTGESFNLTSEEVATQLAIKLRAEKMIGFCSEQGATDDEGNIISELFPNDAQARIETLEQRGDYLSGTVRFLRGAVKACRSGVRRSHLISYQEDGALLQELFSRDGIGTQIVMESAEQIRRATINDIGGILELIRPLEQQGILVRRSREQLEMEIDKFTIIERDNLTIACAALYPFPDEQIGEMACVAVHPDYRSSSRGEMLLQRVALQARQLGLKKLFVLTTRSIHWFQERGFTPVDIELLPESKKQMYNYQRRSKVLMADLT, from the coding sequence GTGAAGGAACGTAGCACCGCACTGGTTCAGGGGTTTCGCCATTCCGTGCCCTATATCAACGCCCACCGAGGTAAGACTTTTGTCATTATGCTCAGCGGCGAGGCGATTGAGCATGATAACTTTTCCAGCATAGTTAACGATATCGGTCTGCTGCATAGTCTCGGCATTCGGCTGGTTGTGGTGTATGGCGCCCGTCCGCAGATTGACGCCAGCCTGGCGGAACATCAGCTGGAGCCAATTTATCACAAGCATACCCGCGTAACCGATGCGCAATCTCTTGAGCTGGTCAAACAGGCCGCCGGACGTTTACAGCTGGATATCACCGCTCGCCTGTCGATGAGCCTGAGCAATACGCCGCTGCAGGGCGCGCATATTAACGTTGTCAGCGGTAACTTTATTATTTCTCAGCCGCTGGGCGTGGATGATGGCATCGACTATTGCCATAGCGGACGCATTCGCCGCATTGATGAAGAGGCGATTCACCGCCAGCTCGATAGTGACGCGATTGTTTTGATTGGTCCGGTGGCGGTATCGGTGACGGGCGAAAGTTTTAACCTGACGTCGGAAGAGGTTGCTACCCAGTTGGCGATCAAGCTGCGGGCGGAAAAGATGATCGGCTTCTGCTCTGAGCAGGGCGCGACGGACGATGAAGGCAATATTATTTCCGAACTGTTCCCCAACGATGCGCAGGCGCGCATTGAAACGTTGGAGCAGCGCGGTGACTACCTCTCCGGGACGGTGCGCTTTCTGCGCGGCGCCGTAAAGGCCTGCCGCAGCGGCGTGCGGCGCAGCCACCTGATCAGCTATCAGGAAGATGGCGCGCTGTTACAGGAGCTCTTCTCCCGTGATGGCATCGGTACGCAAATCGTGATGGAATCCGCTGAGCAAATCCGCCGCGCCACCATTAATGATATCGGCGGGATTCTGGAGCTGATCCGTCCGCTGGAACAGCAGGGCATTCTGGTGCGCCGCTCGCGCGAGCAGCTGGAGATGGAGATTGATAAATTCACTATTATTGAGCGCGATAACCTGACTATCGCCTGCGCGGCACTCTATCCCTTTCCGGATGAGCAGATCGGCGAAATGGCCTGCGTCGCGGTTCACCCTGACTATCGCAGCTCTTCACGCGGCGAAATGCTGCTGCAGCGTGTCGCGTTACAGGCGCGTCAGCTGGGACTGAAAAAGCTGTTCGTGTTAACCACCCGCAGCATTCACTGGTTCCAGGAACGCGGCTTTACGCCGGTAGATATAGAACTGCTGCCGGAAAGCAAAAAGCAGATGTATAACTACCAGCGCCGCTCTAAAGTGCTGATGGCGGACTTGACCTGA
- the recD gene encoding exodeoxyribonuclease V subunit alpha produces MRKMSELLREAVDKRLIRALDLQFAHMLADDEQPALMLAAACVSAEAGEGHVCLPLDHFRDGQLFAGRQPELAAEIWQTIGQPEDWQRLLLQSHAVSDGSKPTPLVVAQQRLYLHRMWRGEGHVARFIATEQAVPAFNDADLQQILNELFGDRPDDWQKIAAAVAITRHISVISGGPGTGKTTTVAKLLAALIRLSPQKLRIRLAAPTGKAAARLTESLGKALQALTLSDTERNAFPEEATTLHRLLGAQPNSQRLRYHAGNPLHLDVLVVDEASMVDLPMMANLIAALPKQARVIFLGDRDQLASVEAGAVLGDICRCAEAGYSSARARQLAQLTGCQLDGADGEEMPNVRDSICLLRKSYRFDARSGIGQLAQAVNAGDAKAAEKVFGAGFDDICRSELSSAEHYQQLLEQGIAGYEEYLTLLQRNADAQEVLAAFARYRLLCALREGPFGVAGLNERIERQLLKQRRIRRPQAQSRWYVGRPVMIARNDSALGLFNGDIGVAMNDASGALKVFFPLPDGSIKAVQPSRLPPHDTAWAMTVHKSQGSEFEHTALVLPNHYLPVLTRELVYTAITRARSQLTLYTDRQIFARAVAVRTQRRSGLVERLSAPHQEIDF; encoded by the coding sequence ATGAGAAAAATGAGCGAGTTGCTGCGCGAGGCGGTGGATAAACGCCTGATACGCGCGCTGGATCTGCAGTTCGCCCATATGCTGGCGGATGATGAACAACCCGCGCTGATGCTGGCTGCGGCCTGCGTCAGCGCCGAGGCGGGAGAAGGGCACGTTTGCCTGCCGCTTGATCATTTTCGTGACGGCCAGCTGTTTGCCGGACGTCAGCCGGAGCTGGCGGCCGAAATCTGGCAGACAATAGGGCAGCCGGAAGACTGGCAGCGTTTGCTGCTGCAAAGCCACGCGGTAAGCGATGGCTCAAAACCGACGCCGCTGGTGGTGGCGCAGCAGCGGCTCTATCTGCATCGCATGTGGCGCGGAGAAGGTCATGTGGCGCGCTTTATCGCTACCGAGCAGGCCGTACCCGCTTTTAACGACGCCGATTTACAACAGATATTAAATGAGTTGTTCGGCGATCGCCCTGATGACTGGCAGAAAATTGCTGCAGCCGTGGCGATTACCCGTCACATTTCAGTAATTTCCGGCGGTCCCGGCACCGGCAAAACTACCACCGTGGCGAAACTACTGGCGGCGCTGATTCGCCTTTCTCCACAGAAGCTGCGTATTCGCCTGGCGGCGCCCACCGGTAAAGCCGCGGCGCGCTTAACCGAATCGTTGGGCAAAGCGCTGCAGGCGCTGACGCTCAGCGATACAGAGCGCAACGCCTTTCCGGAAGAGGCGACTACGCTGCACCGTTTACTGGGCGCTCAGCCCAACAGCCAGCGCCTGCGTTACCATGCGGGTAACCCGCTGCATCTTGATGTGCTGGTGGTGGATGAAGCCTCAATGGTGGATTTGCCGATGATGGCCAACCTGATTGCCGCTCTGCCGAAGCAGGCGCGGGTGATTTTTCTTGGCGATCGCGATCAACTGGCTTCGGTCGAAGCGGGCGCGGTGCTGGGCGATATTTGCCGCTGCGCCGAAGCGGGCTATAGCTCGGCGCGCGCCCGGCAACTGGCGCAGCTGACCGGCTGTCAGCTGGATGGCGCGGACGGCGAGGAGATGCCCAACGTGCGCGACAGCATTTGCCTGTTGCGCAAGAGCTACCGTTTCGATGCCCGCTCCGGCATCGGTCAGCTGGCGCAGGCGGTAAACGCTGGCGACGCCAAAGCGGCGGAGAAGGTATTTGGCGCGGGCTTTGATGATATTTGCCGCAGCGAGCTAAGCAGCGCCGAGCATTACCAGCAGCTGTTAGAGCAGGGCATTGCCGGCTATGAAGAGTATTTGACGCTGTTGCAGCGCAATGCGGATGCGCAGGAGGTGTTGGCGGCCTTTGCCCGTTATCGGCTGCTGTGCGCGCTGCGCGAAGGGCCGTTTGGCGTGGCGGGGTTGAATGAGCGTATCGAACGTCAGCTGCTGAAGCAGCGCCGAATCCGGCGGCCGCAGGCGCAAAGCCGCTGGTATGTTGGTCGACCGGTAATGATTGCGCGCAACGACAGCGCGCTGGGGCTGTTTAATGGTGATATCGGGGTCGCGATGAACGACGCCAGCGGGGCATTGAAGGTGTTTTTCCCGCTGCCGGATGGCTCGATTAAAGCAGTACAGCCAAGCCGCTTGCCGCCGCACGATACTGCCTGGGCGATGACGGTGCATAAATCGCAGGGCTCGGAGTTCGAGCATACGGCGCTGGTGCTGCCGAATCACTATTTGCCGGTGCTGACGCGGGAGCTGGTCTATACCGCCATTACCCGCGCACGCAGCCAGTTAACGCTCTATACCGATCGGCAAATCTTTGCGCGCGCGGTCGCCGTGCGTACCCAGCGGCGCAGCGGGTTGGTGGAGCGCCTGAGCGCGCCGCATCAGGAAATAGACTTTTAA